A region of the Leucobacter komagatae genome:
ACGCCACCCCGAGCTCGAGGCGGTGTTCGAAGAGGAGCTGCGCCCGGGTAGCGGCTACTGCGCGCTCGCGTCCGACGAAATTCCCACCGCGCGCGCCGCGCTCGCATCCCGGTGGGAGATTGTGCGCACACACGCCCGAGTCGTGCTCGAGGACGCCGGCGCCTCGGCGTGACACCGCCGCGCTGCTGCTCGTGTCCGTGGCGCCTCGCTCGCGGCGGTATCCTTGGTAAGTGACAAGCTCTCGTTCAGAAACCGCCTACCAGCGCGCGCTGGCAGCGTTCAAGAACCCGACGCTCGACCTGCTGCACGGTCGCTACGCTCCCTTCGTGGTCTCGGTGCTCTCGGGGATGTTTACCGCCGAACGCCACTCCGTGCCGATTTCTGACGCCCACATCGAGGTCGGCAACTTCGTCGACGAGCTTCGCGCGGCAGGGTACGACCGTGACGAGCGGCGGTTGCCGAGCGGTTCGGGCCGTGATATTTGCCGGTACTGGGCCCGCGTCGGGTGGCTCGTCCCACAGATTCAGGACGGTGTCGAGCTGTACCGACTCTCAGCGCAGGCCGTCGGCGCGCTCGAGATCGCCGGCCGCGCCGGTGGCGGGCGAGCAAAGGTATCGCGCTCGCGCGTGCGCACGCTGCTCGAATCCGTCGAGCAGCTGACGCTGAGCGCGGAGACGGATCCGGCGAAGCGCATCGAACGGCTGCTCGCCGAACGCGCCGAGATCGACGCCGAGCTCGCTCGCCTCGACGGCGACGACGACTTTGACCCCATCGACGACGAGCAGTTGCTCGAAGACACGGAGAACGTGCTGCACCTCTCGCGCGAGCTCCCGGCCGACTTCGTTCGGGTCGCAGAGTCGATCAACGCGATGCAGCGCGACGTCATCGCCGAGCTGCGCCGCGACGAGCGCCCGACGGGCGACGTGCTGCGGGAGTACCTGCGGCGGGGCGAGCACGTGATGGATGCGACCCCTGAGGGCCGCGCCTTTTCCGGCGCGCTCAAGCTCATCGGCGACCCCGAACATATTGACCAGCTCACTGAGCAGCTCCAGTCGATCCTTGGCCGACCCTTCGCCCGGCTGATGACCGCCGAGCAGCGAGGCGACCTCCGCGCGATCGCGAAGCGGGTCGAACAGGGCGTCGAAGAGGTGCTGACCGCCCAGCGGCGGGCCTCGCACATCATTACGACCCAGGTGCGCACGCACGACCCGATCCGCGACCGCGAGGTCGACGGGCTCTTGCGCAGCGTCATGGCCGGCTTGCAAGCCTGGGTGCCCGAATCGAACGCGCGCGACCGCGTCGAGCCGCTGCGGGCGCTGCCGACGGCAGGGATCCACCACCTCCGCCAAACCGTGAGCGACCCGCGGCCCCCGAACCTGCCCGCCCCGCTGCGCGACGCGGACGAGGCCGCGAGTGCGGCGGAGTTCGTCGACGCTGACACGCGGGCGTGGGGCGGCCCGAAGTACGTCGAGCTGGAGGCATACGTCGCACGGATCGAGGGCGAGGCCTTTGACCTTGCCGAGGCGTTCGAGGGCATCGACGACGTCGAGACCCGGAGGCCGGCTGACTTGCTCGGTCTGCTTGAACTCGCGCACCGGCGCGGGATGAGCGAGGGCGACGGCGTATCGGTTGTCGAAGCGACGCGCCCCGATGGCACGACCCGACGGTTCGCGTTCGGCGCAGTGACGGCTCGTGCTGGCGTCGCCGGCGACACCCGTGGCGCCGACGAAACGGCACCTATTGATTCATCGGCCGCGCAATCCGCGGCCACAGTTGGAGCACATGCAAGTGAGTGAGATGGCAGAGACCGAGCAGGCAGCGACCGAGCAGTCAGCGCCGGAGGTAGCAGCGCCGGAGACGGCAGCGCCGGAGGCAGCAGCGCCGGTAGCCGAGACGCACGACGCCGACGGCGCCTTCGTCGGCGCCGCGCCGATGGAGCGCGACCCCGAGGAGTTCTTCGTCGGAGACCGGGGCGTGCTCGACCCCGCCGTGCGCCGCGTGCTCGTGCGCATTCTGCAGCGTCGCGTGGTCTTCGCGGATCGACACAAGGACGACTGGACGGTGCTGCTCGAGAACCAGCAGGTCATCGAGTCGCGACTGCACGATCTGTTCATCAGGCTCATCGTCGACCCCGATCGCGGGGTCGCCTACAAGCAGCAGGTTCGCTCTGAGGAGCTCGAGGTTCCCGTGCTGCTGCGTGATGAGGCGTACAACCGCGCCGAGACGCTCGTGCTCGTCTACCTGCGCACGGTGTACCAGCGCGAGTCGACGGCGGGCGAGCCCTCCGTGCGCATCGACGTCGAAGAGATCGAGCAGACGGTGCTCAGCTACTTCGCCGACAGCGACGGCAACACGGCCGCCCGTCAGAAGACGATTGAGAAGGCGCTCAACCGCCTGCGCAATGAGGGCATCATCGACGAGGAGTCTGAGGGTAGGTACCTCGTGACCCCGCTCGTCGAGGTCGTGCTCAGCGCAGACAGGCTCGGCGAGCTGCAGCGGTGGCTGAAGGAGCAGGTGGTTGACGCCGCCATGAAGAACGAGGATCCCGCATCATGACCATGCTCGACACACTCTTTGGGCTGATTCCCGCTGCCTCCCGCGGTCAGCAATGGGTCGCAGACGAGTTGCAGCTCGTGAACTGGGGCGGCTACGACGGGGCGCACCGGGTGAAGTTCTCGCCTAACGCGACGCTGCTCTGTGGCGGCTCCGGCTCGGGGAAATCAACCCTTATGGACGCCTACATTGCGCTCATGATGCCGCACACGACGCCCTTCAACGGCGCCTCGAACGGGGGAGTTGCTGGCCGCTCGCGCGGTGAAGAACAGCGCAACATCCTCTCCTACGGTCGCGGCAAACTCGACGAATCCCGCACCG
Encoded here:
- a CDS encoding DUF3375 domain-containing protein yields the protein MTSSRSETAYQRALAAFKNPTLDLLHGRYAPFVVSVLSGMFTAERHSVPISDAHIEVGNFVDELRAAGYDRDERRLPSGSGRDICRYWARVGWLVPQIQDGVELYRLSAQAVGALEIAGRAGGGRAKVSRSRVRTLLESVEQLTLSAETDPAKRIERLLAERAEIDAELARLDGDDDFDPIDDEQLLEDTENVLHLSRELPADFVRVAESINAMQRDVIAELRRDERPTGDVLREYLRRGEHVMDATPEGRAFSGALKLIGDPEHIDQLTEQLQSILGRPFARLMTAEQRGDLRAIAKRVEQGVEEVLTAQRRASHIITTQVRTHDPIRDREVDGLLRSVMAGLQAWVPESNARDRVEPLRALPTAGIHHLRQTVSDPRPPNLPAPLRDADEAASAAEFVDADTRAWGGPKYVELEAYVARIEGEAFDLAEAFEGIDDVETRRPADLLGLLELAHRRGMSEGDGVSVVEATRPDGTTRRFAFGAVTARAGVAGDTRGADETAPIDSSAAQSAATVGAHASE
- a CDS encoding DUF4194 domain-containing protein, with amino-acid sequence MERDPEEFFVGDRGVLDPAVRRVLVRILQRRVVFADRHKDDWTVLLENQQVIESRLHDLFIRLIVDPDRGVAYKQQVRSEELEVPVLLRDEAYNRAETLVLVYLRTVYQRESTAGEPSVRIDVEEIEQTVLSYFADSDGNTAARQKTIEKALNRLRNEGIIDEESEGRYLVTPLVEVVLSADRLGELQRWLKEQVVDAAMKNEDPAS